One window from the genome of Salvelinus namaycush isolate Seneca chromosome 19, SaNama_1.0, whole genome shotgun sequence encodes:
- the traf3ip1 gene encoding TRAF3-interacting protein 1, producing MNASVAKKTQDTLGKVIKKPPLTEKLLTKPPFRYLHDIFSEVIRTTGFMKGLYVETEMKSDNVKDKDAKMAFLQKAMDVVMLVSGEPLSAKPARIVAGHEPEKTNELLQAIAKCCLNKLSSEDAVKRVLAGDKLDPKGKASTSRSQDKENREGRERHRDREERKEIREHSVGGGREQKDPDQPKEQEDRRGNKEKEPHREGERSEKARERDRTKDRDKDKSRDRERDKDKRREKDRERDKEREKDRDGEKSKDKETHRARDRYREEDGDRDKRRDKGEREKARDTRHKQGEEKTKVPEKGDKKARVSEESKHRPHPEEPSKTTKPEPVAAEVTDKQSDSPARIPRPSSAKGQRRMPKAGVPQEESDGEGDGDTPLAERPVPLENGDATDAVPAHMAHSNRRIPRPNSARPAPPRFKRQESYADVTPAERLTSAKPPAAVIMEGKKLSEDEEEDEDEQFVVEEAAPPPPDMPDMEMDPSVGLQGDEKHGGLVKKILETKKDFETSSSSPKSKDQTQSLVSEAARKKERELVSREIERLRSSIQTVCRSALPLGKIMDYIQEDMDAMQNELHTWRRENKEHAQALLQEQRVTDNAVEPLKAELAELEQLIKEQQDKICAVKSNVLKNEDKIQKMVTSINFSSRT from the exons GATAAGGATGCTAAGATGGCGTTCCTGCAGAAGGCCATGGACGTGGTAATGCTGGTGAGCGGCGAGCCCCTGTCGGCCAAGCCGGCACGCATCGTAGCCGGCCACGAGCCCGAGAAGACCAATGAGCTGCTGCAGGCTATAGCCAAGTGCTGCCTCAACAAG CTGTCCAGTGAGGATGCAGTGAAGCGGGTGCTGGCGGGGGACAAGCTGGACCCCAAAGGGAAGGCCAGCACCTCCCGTTCCCAGGACAAAGAGAACCGGGAGGGACGAGAGCGCCACAGAGACCGAGAG GAGAGGAAGGAGATACGAGAGCACAGCGTCGGTGGAGGCCGGGAGCAAAAGGACCCGGACCAGCCCAAAGAGCAGGAGGACAGGCGGGGCAACAAGGAGAAGGAGCCCCACCGCGAGGGAGAGAGGTCGGAGAAGGCCCGCGAACGAGACCGGACCAAAGACCGCGACAAGGACAAGAGCCGTGACcgagagagggacaaagacaagagaagagagaaagacagggaacgagacaaggagagggagaaggacagagacggagagaagaGCAAAGACAAGGAGACACACAGAGCCAGAGACCGATATAGGGAGGAAGATGGAGACAGGGATAAACGGCGAGacaagggagaaagggagaaggcGAGAGATACCAGACACAAACAGGGGGAGGAGAAGACCAAAGTGCCAGAGAAAGGCGACAAAAAG gcCAGAGTGTCAGAGGAGTCAAAACACCGACCACATCCAGAGGAGCCCAGTAAAACGACCAAACCTGAACCAGTG gCCGCAGAAGTCACAGACAAGCAG tctGACAGTCCAGCCAGAATACCCCGGCCTTCATCTGCTAAGGGGCAGAGGCGCATGCCCAAAGCAGGAGTCCCACAAG AAGAGTCTGATGGTGAAGGAG aTGGAGACACTCCGTTGGCAGAGAGGCCGGTCCCCCTGGAGAACGGCGATGCCACAGACGCAGTGCCAGCCCACATGGCCCACAG CAACCGAAGGATACCTCGGCCCAACAGCGCACGGCCCGCCCCTCCTCGGTTCAAGAGGCAGGAGAGCTATGCTGACGTGACCCCAGCCGAAAG gctgACCAGTGCCAAGCCCCCGGCGGCTGTCATCATGGAGGGGAAGAAGCTCtctgaggatgaggaggaggatgaagatgaGCAGTTTGTGGTGGAGGAGGCTGCCCCTCCTCCCCCCGACATGCCCGACATGGAGATG GACCCTTCAGTGGGACTTCAAGGCGATGAGAAGCATG GTGGGCTGGTGAAAAAAATCCTTGAAACCAAGAAAGACTTTgaaacatcatcatcatctccaAAGTCCAAAGACCAG acGCAAAGCCTGGTGTCGGAGGCGGccaggaagaaggagagggagctGGTGTCCAGGGAGATCGAACGGCTGCGCTCGTCCATCCAGACCGTGTGCCGCAGCGCCCTGCCCCTGGGCAAGATCATGGACTACATCCAGGAGGACATGGACGCCATGCAGAACGAGCTGCACACCTGGAGGAGGGAGAACAAAGAGCATGCGCAGGCCCTGCTGCAGGAACAGAG AGTGACGGACAACGCCGTGGAGCCTCTGAAGGCCGAGCTAGCCGAGCTGGAGCAGCTGATCAAGGAGCAGCAGGACAAGATCTGCGCTGTCAAGTCCAACGTCCTGAAGAACGAGGATAAGATCCAGAAGATGGTGACCAGCATCAACTTCTCCTCGCGAACATGA